In Gemmatimonadaceae bacterium, the sequence TTGCATCGTGTCGTAGATCGCCAGCCCGGCCGACACGCTGCCGCCCGGGGAGTTGATGTACAGGTGGATGTCCCGCTCCGGGTTGTCCGCCTGCAGGAACAACAACTGGGCGATGATGATGTTGGCGACGTCGTCGTTCACCGGCGTGCCGAGAAAGACGATGCGGTCCATGAGCAGTCGCGAGAAGATGTCGTAGCTGCGCTCGCCGCGGCTCGACCGCTCGATGACGTACGGGGGATAGATCGTCGACATGGGTTGATCGCTCATCAGTTGGTCTGCTCCACGGTGTTCTTCTCCAGTAGCCACGCGAAGACCTTGTCTTCGGTGATGCTGCGCTCGATTTCCTTCAATCGCCCGGCTTTTTGCAGCGAGGCGTACACCTGCCCCGGCTCGGCGTTGCGCTTCGCGGCCACTTCGGCCACGCGCTCGTCCACGTCGGCCTCGGAGGCGGCCAGCTTCTCGCGCTCGGCCAGCGTGTCGACGATCAGGTCGCGGCGCACCTGACGCTCGGCCACCGGCGCGAATTCGCCCATGAACCGATCCCGTTCGTCGTCCGTGACCTGATACACCTGAAGATACGCCTGGATCATCTGGTTCACCCAGCTCGGCGGCACGTCGAACGGGTTGGCGGCGGCGATCTGCTCGATGAGCTGCTGCCGCACACCCGCGTCCGCGTCGCGGCGGGCGTGGTCCGCGAGGTCGCTGCGCACCGTGATGCGCAGCGCGTCGAGCGAATCGAAGTCGCCCACCTCGCGGGCGAACGCGTCGTCGAGTGGGGGAAGCGTCTTGCGCTTCACTTCCTGCAGCACCACGCGCACCGGCTTGGTCTTGCCGCGCTGGGCCTCGTCCGGGAAGTCCTCCGGCCAGCGGACCGCCCGTTCCAGCGTTTCGGACGGGGCCAGCTCCATGATCAGCTCTTCGATGCCCGGAATCGCCTGCCCACCGCCCAGCACGATCGTGTACTCGCGCCCTTCGGGGATCGCACCGTTCTCGTCGGCGGTGGCCAGGAGCACCGTCACCATGTCACCGGGGAGCGGACGCTCGAGTACCGGCGACCATGCCGCGCGCTGGTCGCGCAGCTGCTCGATCTGCTCGTCCACCGCCGCGTCGGTCACCTCGGGGGCGCGGCGCGTGACCGTGAACCCTTCCACGCGGGCGAGCTCGACATCGGGCCGCACCTCGACATGCAGGTCGAACGTCATGGCCTCGCCTTCATTGAACTTGAGGTCATGGACGTGGGGCTGGGCCGCGACTTTGATCTGTTCCTTGTCGAGCACCTGCTGGAACGCTTCCTGGACCACGCGCTCGATGACTTCCTGGCGGATGGCGTCCTTGTACTTCTTCTTAACGATTTCCGGCGGCGCCTTGCCGGGGCGGAAGCCGGGGAGGCGGACGCTGGAGGCGTAGCGCTTGGCGGTGGTGTTCTCCATCGCCTTGACGTCGGCGGCGGGCACCGTCACGGCCAGCAGTCGCTCGACGCCTGCGCTCTTCTTGGTCGTTATTTGGATGTCCATGGGGTCAGGTCTGGGCTCCGGCGCCGGGCTCCGCCGGTGCCCCGAAAATCAGGGGGCGGCAGGGTTGGTGGCCGTACTTCGAAAGCTAACCGGCGTGGGGAGGGGGGCCTAGGGTGGAACCGCCGCGCCGGGCGAAGAGCCGCGCGAACCCGGGACCGTTGATCTTGAAAGGCCATCCAGTGCGAGAGGGGGGACTCGAACCCCCAAGCCTTGCGGCACAGGATCCTAAGTCCTGCGCGTCTGCCAGTTCCGCCACTCTCGCGTCCCACAAAACTACGCACGATCGGGAACTCTGCCACACCCGAGAGGCGTCGGCAAGCACCGCGCACGGCCGAAACCAGTGGAAATGGATAAGGAAAGGGGGCCGGCGGAACGCCGGCCCCCTTCCAATTTCCTACCGTCCCACTCTCCGACCATCCCCTCACTTACTGATCAGAATATTCACCACCTGCGTCCGCGCCTGCGGTGCGTTGTACACCAGCAGCTGCAGGTAGGCGCCCTTCTTCACGCCCTGCACGGCCTTGTTCAAGTCGTCCACGCTCTTGATGTCCACCTTCTTGGGGTAGAGGCTCCCCACGATGATGTCTTGGCCGGGAAACAGGCCGCTGCCGGCCGACGTCGGATCGGGGAACGCCGGGCTGCTGGGCGACACGTCGGTCACCATCAGCCCATGGCTGTACTGCGACGGCACGCTGTCCTGCTGCACCACCGCATTGGTGAGCGGCGCCACCGAAATACCCAGC encodes:
- the tig gene encoding trigger factor, which produces MDIQITTKKSAGVERLLAVTVPAADVKAMENTTAKRYASSVRLPGFRPGKAPPEIVKKKYKDAIRQEVIERVVQEAFQQVLDKEQIKVAAQPHVHDLKFNEGEAMTFDLHVEVRPDVELARVEGFTVTRRAPEVTDAAVDEQIEQLRDQRAAWSPVLERPLPGDMVTVLLATADENGAIPEGREYTIVLGGGQAIPGIEELIMELAPSETLERAVRWPEDFPDEAQRGKTKPVRVVLQEVKRKTLPPLDDAFAREVGDFDSLDALRITVRSDLADHARRDADAGVRQQLIEQIAAANPFDVPPSWVNQMIQAYLQVYQVTDDERDRFMGEFAPVAERQVRRDLIVDTLAEREKLAASEADVDERVAEVAAKRNAEPGQVYASLQKAGRLKEIERSITEDKVFAWLLEKNTVEQTN